One Kaistella polysaccharea DNA segment encodes these proteins:
- a CDS encoding biotin--[acetyl-CoA-carboxylase] ligase yields MTNLFYLPECSSTQDEIKQFVISENPTEIAVYTFHQTKGKGQYGNSWQLGENLNIAYSLAIPTASINLADHLLNFRTAELLAEFLANLTQDPVAIKWPNDIIIINKKVAGLLIEKKIMNKVSYFVVGIGLNVLQKDFETLSKAGSLLTQTGINHDLHSLAERLHHYLVQHFRREVSAENVLQNLNDKLYRKNEVSVFEIEEVRQNGIIEKVDQAGYLWVDLEHSGLQKFFHKEIQLLY; encoded by the coding sequence ATGACCAACTTGTTTTATCTCCCAGAATGTTCTTCTACACAGGATGAAATTAAACAATTTGTGATTTCTGAAAATCCGACGGAAATCGCGGTGTACACTTTTCATCAAACTAAAGGCAAAGGTCAGTATGGAAATTCCTGGCAATTGGGTGAAAATCTTAATATTGCCTATTCACTTGCAATTCCAACGGCTTCGATTAACCTTGCAGATCATTTGCTCAATTTTCGTACCGCTGAACTTCTGGCAGAATTTCTCGCCAATTTGACCCAAGATCCTGTTGCTATTAAATGGCCGAATGACATTATTATCATAAATAAAAAAGTTGCTGGTTTACTCATTGAAAAAAAAATAATGAATAAAGTTTCTTATTTTGTTGTAGGAATCGGTCTTAATGTTTTGCAGAAAGATTTCGAAACTCTCTCGAAAGCTGGATCTTTGCTTACTCAAACGGGAATAAATCACGATTTACATTCTTTGGCGGAAAGGTTGCATCATTATTTGGTTCAACATTTTAGAAGAGAAGTTTCTGCGGAGAACGTTCTCCAGAATCTCAATGATAAGTTATATCGAAAAAATGAAGTTTCTGTTTTCGAGATTGAAGAAGTCAGACAAAATGGCATTATCGAAAAGGTAGATCAAGCGGGATATTTGTGGGTAGATTTAGAACACAGCGGTTTACAGAAATTTTTTCACAAAGAAATTCAGCTTCTTTACTGA
- the ftsH gene encoding ATP-dependent zinc metalloprotease FtsH encodes MNNNKGFNWFFPIVIVALLLFFFSNMNGDDTNAIDEDGFYQLMEQGKVDNVLIYKDTEKADVFLTQAAKTEVATKEVQKERSPFSAFDFAPKPDYTLSFGDLQLFLEKFDSIKKENPAIVTKKDYGMGKNPMTELLFTAIFWIAIMALFYFVIFRKMMGGGGGGAGGQIFSIGKSKAKLFDEKDKVNISFKDVAGLEGAKEEVQEVVDFLKNSEKYTKLGGKIPKGVLLVGPPGTGKTLLAKAVAGEAKVPFFSLSGSDFVEMFVGVGASRVRDLFAQAKAKSPAIIFIDEIDAIGRARGKGNMTGGNDERENTLNQLLTEMDGFGTDTNVIIMAATNRADILDKALMRAGRFDRSIYVDLPELHERREIFDVHLAKIKLEPNIDRDFLAKQTPGFSGADIANLCNEAALIAARNAHEAVTKQDFLDAVDRIIGGLEKKNKAIKPSEKRRVAYHEAGHATISWLVEHAAPLLKVTIVPRGRSLGAAWYLPEERQLTTTEQMYDELCATLGGRAAEQTIFGNISTGALSDLERVTKQAQAMVTIYGLNEKVGNVSYYDSTGQSEYSFGKPYSEQTAKMIDEEISNIIETQYRRALQILGDNKDKLDALAAKLLEKEVIFREDLEEVFGERAWDPELTEHPVSNVHKEENPEEEAVVIAPESGTQL; translated from the coding sequence ATGAATAACAATAAAGGATTTAACTGGTTCTTCCCTATCGTAATAGTAGCACTACTGCTCTTTTTCTTTTCTAATATGAATGGTGACGACACCAATGCTATAGATGAAGATGGGTTCTACCAACTGATGGAACAAGGCAAAGTTGATAATGTACTGATCTATAAAGACACCGAAAAAGCAGATGTTTTTCTAACCCAAGCAGCGAAAACAGAAGTTGCTACAAAAGAGGTTCAGAAAGAAAGAAGTCCTTTTTCAGCTTTCGATTTCGCACCCAAACCTGACTATACTTTAAGCTTTGGAGATCTTCAACTTTTCTTAGAAAAATTTGATTCAATTAAAAAAGAAAATCCAGCAATTGTAACGAAGAAAGATTACGGAATGGGGAAAAACCCGATGACTGAACTTTTATTCACTGCAATATTCTGGATCGCAATAATGGCACTTTTCTACTTCGTTATTTTCCGCAAGATGATGGGCGGAGGCGGAGGCGGCGCTGGTGGTCAAATATTTTCCATCGGTAAGTCAAAAGCTAAATTGTTTGATGAGAAAGACAAAGTGAACATTTCATTTAAAGATGTCGCTGGTTTAGAAGGTGCTAAAGAAGAAGTTCAGGAAGTTGTAGACTTTTTGAAAAATTCTGAAAAATATACAAAATTAGGAGGTAAGATTCCAAAAGGAGTATTATTAGTCGGGCCTCCGGGAACAGGTAAAACGCTATTGGCAAAAGCCGTTGCTGGTGAGGCAAAGGTTCCTTTCTTCTCCCTTTCAGGTTCTGATTTCGTAGAAATGTTCGTAGGAGTTGGAGCGTCCAGAGTTCGTGACTTATTTGCCCAGGCAAAAGCAAAATCACCGGCGATCATTTTTATTGATGAAATTGATGCCATTGGTAGAGCGCGAGGAAAAGGAAATATGACTGGTGGAAATGATGAAAGAGAAAATACCCTGAATCAACTTCTTACAGAGATGGATGGTTTTGGTACAGATACCAACGTTATCATCATGGCTGCGACCAACAGAGCAGATATTTTAGATAAAGCATTGATGAGAGCAGGTCGATTTGACCGGTCAATCTATGTTGATTTGCCAGAATTGCACGAAAGAAGAGAAATTTTCGATGTGCATTTGGCTAAAATTAAACTGGAACCGAACATTGACCGTGATTTCTTAGCCAAGCAAACTCCAGGCTTTAGTGGAGCTGATATCGCCAACCTGTGTAATGAAGCTGCTTTAATCGCAGCCAGAAATGCACATGAGGCCGTAACAAAGCAAGATTTCTTGGACGCTGTCGATAGAATAATCGGTGGTCTTGAAAAGAAAAATAAAGCCATTAAACCTTCTGAAAAAAGAAGAGTTGCCTATCATGAAGCAGGTCATGCAACAATTTCTTGGTTAGTTGAACATGCCGCTCCACTATTAAAAGTAACCATTGTACCAAGAGGCCGTTCTTTAGGAGCAGCTTGGTATCTTCCTGAGGAAAGACAGTTAACGACTACAGAACAAATGTACGACGAATTGTGTGCTACCTTAGGTGGAAGAGCTGCAGAACAAACCATTTTTGGGAATATTTCTACGGGTGCACTTTCAGATTTAGAAAGAGTTACAAAGCAAGCACAGGCGATGGTAACTATTTACGGTCTGAATGAAAAAGTAGGTAACGTTTCTTATTATGACAGTACAGGCCAGTCTGAATATAGCTTTGGAAAACCTTATTCTGAACAAACTGCAAAAATGATCGATGAAGAGATTTCTAACATTATTGAAACACAGTACAGAAGGGCGCTACAGATTTTAGGAGATAATAAAGATAAGTTAGATGCTTTGGCTGCTAAACTTCTAGAAAAAGAAGTAATTTTCCGGGAAGATTTAGAAGAGGTATTTGGGGAAAGAGCTTGGGACCCAGAATTAACGGAACACCCTGTCTCTAATGTACATAAGGAAGAAAATCCAGAGGAAGAAGCTGTAGTTATAGCTCCTGAATCGGGAACGCAACTTTAA
- a CDS encoding NAD(P)/FAD-dependent oxidoreductase — MKKKNIIIIGGGAAGFFCAANLDETKFNVTILEQNSEVLQKVKISGGGRCNVAHACFDPKELVQFYPRGNKELLSVFHKFQPGDTMEWFDQRNVPLKIEADNRIFPESNSSQTIINSLMEEVQRKGFEVRTKSVVLDIHKKENQYTITTNTETFLADFVVYTTGSSPKSLKLIQKLGHTIVDLVPSLFTFNIKDETLKDLMGTSFPNAEVSIPHLKMDESGPMLITHWGLSGPAILKISAWKARELAELKYKFEIIVNFLGLDRENAEETFATFRKENPKKNIGSSKIFDITSRFWHRILWLAKVDLNKNISNITGPELTKIIENLCENKMQVTGKSTYKDEFVTAGGIELKEINFKTMESKLLPNFYIAGEVLNIDAVTGGFNFQACWSEGWLIAEALNC; from the coding sequence ATGAAGAAAAAAAATATTATCATCATTGGCGGAGGCGCTGCGGGATTTTTCTGCGCTGCAAATCTAGACGAGACAAAATTTAATGTAACCATTTTAGAACAAAATTCAGAGGTCTTACAAAAGGTTAAAATTTCCGGTGGTGGACGTTGTAATGTTGCGCACGCGTGTTTCGATCCGAAAGAACTCGTACAATTTTATCCCCGCGGAAATAAAGAATTGCTCAGTGTTTTTCATAAATTTCAGCCAGGTGATACCATGGAATGGTTTGATCAGCGAAACGTACCCCTAAAAATTGAAGCTGATAACCGTATTTTTCCGGAAAGTAATTCTTCCCAAACGATTATTAATTCTTTAATGGAGGAAGTTCAGAGAAAAGGTTTCGAAGTCCGCACCAAATCTGTAGTTCTCGACATCCACAAAAAAGAAAACCAATATACAATCACCACAAACACGGAAACATTTCTTGCAGACTTTGTTGTTTACACGACGGGAAGTTCTCCAAAATCCCTGAAACTTATTCAAAAATTAGGTCACACCATTGTAGATTTAGTGCCGTCTCTTTTTACCTTTAATATTAAAGATGAAACATTAAAAGATCTGATGGGAACCAGCTTTCCGAATGCAGAAGTTTCAATTCCTCATTTAAAAATGGACGAATCTGGTCCGATGCTCATTACGCATTGGGGACTTTCGGGTCCTGCAATTTTAAAGATTTCGGCCTGGAAAGCGCGAGAATTAGCTGAGCTCAAATATAAATTTGAAATCATCGTTAATTTTTTAGGACTTGATCGGGAAAATGCTGAAGAAACATTTGCCACCTTCAGAAAAGAAAATCCAAAAAAAAATATAGGCAGCTCGAAGATTTTCGATATCACTTCACGTTTTTGGCATCGAATCCTTTGGTTGGCTAAAGTTGATTTAAATAAAAATATTTCAAACATTACAGGTCCGGAACTGACGAAAATTATAGAGAATCTCTGTGAAAATAAAATGCAGGTTACGGGTAAATCTACTTATAAAGATGAATTTGTAACTGCCGGCGGCATAGAGTTGAAAGAAATAAACTTTAAAACGATGGAATCTAAACTGCTTCCAAATTTTTATATTGCAGGGGAAGTCCTGAATATTGACGCAGTTACGGGTGGTTTTAATTTTCAGGCGTGTTGGAGTGAAGGATGGTTAATCGCCGAAGCGCTAAACTGTTAA
- a CDS encoding phosphatidate cytidylyltransferase, whose product MDKNLILRLFGGALYGFLVIMCTTPLGSEWINSISPDLVKQQNLYYGLITFFIFVGAWECIRLMKFDPKSWEKWLVFPLIILVFYWFSKRYFQHGFYFNFNLSEILALSLIAIAVITLFRFSKELYYDNGKLIFTVIYTALPFSFALGLPKFSMVDQTFTLEVFFLFVLIWSSDSFAFFTGKFFGKHKMAPKISPKKTWEGFAGGVFFTLILGYFIEANYPDLRGNFIIVGFLVSVFAPLGDLVESQLKRTFGVKDSGNIIPGHGGILDRLDSFIICAPVVYLYFILEKLF is encoded by the coding sequence TTGGATAAAAATTTAATTCTACGCCTTTTCGGTGGTGCTTTATATGGTTTTTTGGTCATCATGTGTACCACACCACTCGGCTCAGAATGGATCAATTCAATATCTCCCGATCTTGTAAAACAGCAGAATCTTTATTACGGATTAATTACTTTCTTTATATTCGTTGGAGCTTGGGAATGTATCAGACTGATGAAGTTTGACCCAAAAAGCTGGGAAAAGTGGCTAGTTTTCCCCTTAATTATACTGGTATTTTACTGGTTTTCTAAAAGATATTTTCAGCACGGCTTTTATTTTAATTTTAATTTATCTGAAATTTTGGCGCTCTCGCTCATCGCGATTGCAGTCATTACCCTGTTCCGATTTTCAAAAGAACTTTATTACGATAATGGAAAGTTAATATTTACCGTTATCTACACCGCTTTACCCTTTAGCTTTGCTTTAGGTCTGCCAAAATTTTCGATGGTTGATCAAACATTTACATTAGAGGTTTTCTTTCTGTTTGTTTTAATTTGGAGCAGCGATTCCTTCGCATTCTTCACCGGAAAGTTTTTTGGAAAACATAAAATGGCGCCGAAGATTTCTCCAAAAAAGACGTGGGAAGGTTTTGCAGGTGGCGTTTTTTTCACCCTCATTCTCGGTTATTTTATTGAGGCTAATTATCCTGATTTAAGAGGGAATTTTATTATTGTAGGATTTTTAGTTTCGGTATTTGCACCTCTCGGTGATTTAGTCGAAAGTCAACTTAAACGAACTTTCGGTGTAAAAGATTCCGGAAATATTATTCCAGGCCATGGCGGAATTTTAGATCGGTTAGACAGCTTTATTATCTGTGCTCCTGTCGTATATTTGTACTTTATTTTAGAAAAATTATTTTAA
- a CDS encoding cation:proton antiporter, with translation MMLTILTAQFDLPFEDPVLKFLVVLIIILSAPLLLNKIKVPHLLGLIIAGAVVGPNGFNVLTRDSSIVVTGTTGLLYIMFLAGLEIDLAEFKKNKWKSLGFGGYTFVIPFVFGIAAAHFIMEYNWLTSFLFASLFSSHTLISYPLVSKLGVVKNRAVNVTVGGTVITDIMALLVLAIVVGMTTGEVNAAFWTKLSVGIVLFAVAVLVGFPLIARWFFKKVSDKISQYIFVLVMIYFAALLAELAGIEAIIGAFLAGLALNKLIPHTSSLMNRVEFVGNAIFIPFFLISVGMLIDFTVFFKDFETIKVAGLMMIISIGGKYLASIATQKTFSYTKPEGGIIFGLSSASAAATLATVTVGYNIIIGETDLGEPIRLLDESVLNGSILLILVSCTISSFVTQKNAEELVKQDNENTLAESNPETENFLMAINETSTVDPLTSLALLLRSKSARENLFAVNIINEVKNDSSKKNAETILGLAVRNGAATDIKITPLTRYDTDVMSGISNVIKEYDITDLLIAISSEKGFSPSFVYNLYSGYLKNNTANVLVYQAIQPASTIQRYFVILPKNAEKEPTFFHSLLKVWNIARNSGSKIEFYGTAETISVIENIRKKYNIEARFIIFNNWTEIKKVFEKMKDNDALIMFMAQRTMVSYLPQMQRLPDSLNENFRDRNFLLIYPAHQKEWDYRKDTRDIGNANDFVEIGKIVGRLFK, from the coding sequence ATGATGCTTACAATTCTAACAGCACAATTTGATCTTCCGTTCGAAGATCCGGTTCTTAAATTTTTGGTAGTCCTGATTATCATTCTTTCAGCACCTCTTCTCTTAAATAAAATTAAAGTTCCTCATCTTCTCGGTCTCATCATCGCAGGAGCTGTAGTCGGACCAAACGGTTTTAATGTGTTGACAAGAGACAGCAGCATTGTTGTAACCGGTACAACAGGATTGCTTTACATCATGTTTCTAGCCGGACTAGAAATTGATCTGGCCGAATTTAAAAAGAACAAATGGAAAAGTCTGGGATTTGGGGGTTATACATTTGTCATTCCCTTTGTTTTCGGTATTGCGGCGGCACATTTCATAATGGAATATAACTGGCTCACCTCCTTTTTATTCGCCAGTCTTTTTTCATCTCATACCTTAATCTCCTATCCTCTGGTCAGCAAACTCGGCGTGGTGAAAAATCGTGCAGTAAATGTTACGGTCGGAGGAACCGTAATTACCGATATCATGGCATTACTGGTTTTGGCAATTGTTGTCGGGATGACCACGGGAGAAGTTAATGCCGCATTTTGGACAAAACTATCTGTAGGAATCGTACTATTCGCTGTAGCAGTTCTTGTTGGATTTCCGCTGATTGCGCGTTGGTTTTTCAAAAAAGTAAGTGATAAGATTTCGCAATATATTTTTGTACTTGTCATGATTTACTTTGCGGCGTTGCTCGCTGAACTTGCGGGCATTGAAGCCATCATTGGTGCTTTTCTCGCGGGACTGGCGCTGAATAAATTGATTCCACATACTTCCTCATTAATGAACCGTGTAGAATTTGTGGGTAACGCCATCTTTATTCCTTTCTTTTTGATCAGTGTGGGAATGCTCATTGACTTTACGGTATTTTTCAAAGATTTTGAAACGATTAAAGTAGCAGGTTTAATGATGATTATTTCAATTGGCGGTAAATATTTGGCCTCGATTGCTACGCAGAAAACATTTTCTTATACCAAACCCGAAGGTGGAATTATATTCGGTCTTAGTTCTGCTTCTGCTGCAGCTACTTTGGCAACGGTAACCGTTGGATATAATATCATCATCGGCGAAACAGATTTGGGCGAACCAATCCGACTATTGGACGAAAGTGTATTAAATGGAAGTATTCTATTAATTTTAGTTTCCTGTACAATTTCCTCCTTTGTCACCCAGAAAAACGCAGAAGAACTCGTAAAACAAGACAATGAAAATACGCTCGCAGAATCAAATCCGGAAACCGAAAATTTCTTAATGGCAATTAACGAGACGAGTACTGTGGATCCACTGACCAGTTTGGCGCTCCTTCTTCGGTCGAAAAGTGCAAGAGAAAACTTGTTTGCGGTAAACATCATTAATGAAGTAAAAAATGATTCATCAAAAAAGAACGCGGAAACAATTCTTGGCTTAGCTGTACGAAATGGTGCTGCAACAGATATTAAAATTACGCCACTTACGCGCTATGATACCGATGTAATGTCGGGAATTTCTAATGTTATTAAAGAATATGACATCACCGATTTACTCATTGCCATCTCTAGTGAAAAAGGATTTTCGCCCAGCTTTGTTTACAATCTCTACAGCGGTTATCTTAAGAACAATACTGCTAATGTTTTGGTCTATCAGGCCATCCAACCTGCTTCTACCATTCAGCGCTACTTTGTAATTTTACCCAAAAATGCGGAGAAAGAACCGACATTTTTCCATTCTTTATTAAAAGTTTGGAATATCGCTCGTAATTCAGGTTCAAAAATAGAATTTTACGGAACTGCCGAAACGATTTCGGTCATTGAAAATATCCGGAAAAAATACAATATTGAAGCCCGTTTTATTATTTTTAATAATTGGACTGAAATCAAAAAAGTATTCGAAAAAATGAAAGATAATGATGCTTTAATTATGTTTATGGCACAAAGAACTATGGTTTCTTATCTTCCACAAATGCAACGTTTACCCGACTCTCTAAATGAGAATTTCCGAGATCGTAATTTTCTTTTGATATACCCCGCTCATCAGAAAGAATGGGATTACAGAAAAGATACCCGCGATATCGGGAATGCCAACGATTTTGTGGAGATTGGTAAAATTGTGGGACGACTTTTTAAATAG
- the rsfS gene encoding ribosome silencing factor, with translation MNNIPEKHLLIDKIVEAIQDTKGEDVMIFDLSKIENSVAQTFIICTGNSNTQVSAIAGNIEKKVRNDLHDRPWHVEGTENNLWVLLDYVSVVVHVFQRETREYYDIEELWGDALITKIEN, from the coding sequence ATGAATAACATTCCAGAAAAACACCTTCTAATCGACAAAATCGTAGAAGCAATACAAGATACAAAAGGGGAAGATGTAATGATCTTCGACTTATCAAAAATAGAGAATTCCGTTGCACAAACATTTATTATTTGTACCGGTAACTCGAATACACAAGTTTCCGCAATTGCTGGAAATATCGAAAAAAAAGTTAGAAACGACTTGCACGACAGACCTTGGCATGTAGAAGGCACAGAAAATAATCTGTGGGTTTTACTGGATTATGTATCTGTAGTTGTACACGTTTTCCAACGTGAAACCCGGGAGTACTATGACATAGAAGAACTTTGGGGCGACGCGTTAATTACTAAAATTGAAAATTAA
- a CDS encoding bacteriophage spanin2 family protein — MRKLLPIFVFLLLLTSCQTLVVTPKQPMRTNSLDLYTTYRVQTANEKTMKVKVLKQDNEKIYGKLKSGEDVIIDKVDVRTVRKTDVLTSLLVAAAAVAAVVFIPI, encoded by the coding sequence ATGAGAAAATTACTTCCAATATTTGTATTTCTGTTACTACTTACCTCTTGTCAGACCTTAGTAGTTACCCCAAAGCAACCAATGCGTACCAATTCGCTTGATCTTTATACGACTTATCGTGTTCAGACTGCTAATGAGAAAACCATGAAAGTAAAGGTTTTAAAACAGGATAACGAAAAAATTTATGGGAAATTAAAATCCGGTGAAGATGTAATCATCGATAAAGTAGATGTTCGTACGGTAAGAAAAACTGATGTTTTAACATCGTTACTTGTTGCCGCTGCCGCCGTTGCTGCCGTTGTATTTATCCCTATTTAA
- a CDS encoding LUD domain-containing protein — translation MSLFKKLVGKILNQPEDDDDQDLVKLGDQLKNADLDYKFAQLFTHSGGFFNYCADEAEALNTLNHILKIEQVKSVFCWDHDLKNFLNVVDVPYTPQLELFNDCAFITCEYLIAFDGRIMLSHNNILHYHSSRLPEKIVIMANVSQIVTNLNDAMSKIKRNGNIRNLTSISGSNSKLDTPNKDNTKLFLLLLED, via the coding sequence TTGAGTCTATTTAAAAAATTGGTCGGGAAAATATTAAATCAACCTGAGGACGATGATGATCAGGATTTGGTTAAACTTGGAGATCAGCTGAAAAATGCTGACCTAGATTACAAGTTTGCCCAATTGTTCACCCATTCCGGCGGGTTTTTTAATTATTGTGCTGACGAGGCTGAAGCGCTCAATACTTTAAATCATATTCTCAAAATTGAGCAGGTAAAATCGGTTTTCTGTTGGGATCACGATTTAAAAAACTTTCTGAATGTTGTGGATGTTCCTTATACGCCACAATTAGAACTTTTCAACGATTGCGCTTTTATCACTTGTGAATATTTAATCGCCTTCGACGGTAGAATAATGCTTTCCCACAACAATATTCTTCATTACCATTCTTCCCGTTTACCGGAAAAAATTGTGATTATGGCAAATGTTTCTCAGATCGTTACCAATTTAAACGATGCCATGAGCAAAATTAAACGAAATGGAAATATTCGAAATCTTACTTCGATTAGTGGCAGCAACTCAAAATTAGACACTCCTAATAAGGATAATACAAAACTTTTCTTACTTTTGCTGGAAGATTAA
- a CDS encoding phosphatidylserine decarboxylase family protein has protein sequence MKLHKESKGTLIVASISFAVVSILSVYLLEMWGLAIIIPMLIIYGLVFWFFRVPNREILNHVENVISPVDGKVVMIKEVEENEFIKGKALQISIFMSPLNVHICRYPVSGEVIYKKYHPGKYLVAWHEKSSTHNERTTIAVQSLTNHTVVFRQIAGYVARRIVFKCKEGDDAKAGHEFGFIKFGSRMDVFLPLDSEITCKIGQKTKGGIDTIAKMKE, from the coding sequence ATGAAACTTCATAAAGAATCAAAAGGTACACTGATTGTCGCCAGCATTTCTTTCGCTGTTGTCAGTATATTATCGGTTTATTTGTTGGAAATGTGGGGATTGGCCATCATCATACCTATGCTCATTATTTATGGCTTGGTATTTTGGTTCTTTCGGGTTCCGAACCGGGAAATATTAAATCACGTAGAAAATGTGATTTCTCCTGTAGATGGTAAAGTGGTGATGATTAAAGAAGTTGAAGAAAATGAATTTATAAAAGGGAAAGCACTTCAGATCTCTATTTTTATGTCTCCTTTAAATGTTCACATTTGCCGTTATCCGGTTTCGGGTGAAGTAATTTATAAAAAATATCATCCAGGGAAATATTTAGTTGCCTGGCACGAGAAATCTTCTACTCATAATGAAAGAACTACGATTGCTGTGCAGAGTTTGACGAATCACACTGTAGTTTTTCGGCAGATCGCGGGTTATGTTGCCCGTAGAATTGTTTTTAAATGTAAAGAAGGAGATGATGCAAAGGCTGGTCACGAATTTGGTTTTATAAAGTTCGGTTCACGTATGGATGTTTTTTTGCCTTTGGATTCTGAAATCACCTGCAAAATAGGTCAAAAGACTAAAGGTGGTATCGACACCATTGCGAAGATGAAAGAATAA
- a CDS encoding LptF/LptG family permease — protein MKIIDLYIIKKYLGTFGFMLGLLSIIVLVIDVQAKAPRIESNGFTVSEFLINFYPYWIVNLVITFMSILVFISVIFFTSKIANNTEIVAIISSGASFHRFARPYLITSGAIAIAALLINHFVLPLANIKKNELEPYTYSAKNREEFTGSAEVSTQLSKTEYIFIKSYNKKDKRGSGFLYQKFDKKRNLIYQLNAADFYWEPDKKHFTMSNYLEKTFLKNDTEKLSSGNSMTKDFGLPPEELFPDVLLGQNKTTPELLKFINREKEKGNANLNTYLNELHQRTSMPVSVIILTFLGLSLSSQKKRGGLGMNLAIGISLAFVFVFSFEVLKVVSENKSLTPLLAMWIPNLVFGPIALFLYFKRANQ, from the coding sequence ATGAAGATAATCGATCTCTATATCATCAAAAAATACCTCGGCACCTTTGGGTTTATGCTGGGTCTTTTGAGTATTATAGTTTTGGTTATTGATGTTCAGGCAAAAGCGCCACGTATCGAATCGAACGGCTTTACGGTAAGCGAATTTCTCATTAATTTTTATCCGTATTGGATCGTGAATCTGGTGATCACCTTTATGTCGATCTTGGTTTTTATATCTGTTATCTTCTTCACCTCTAAAATTGCCAATAATACTGAAATCGTAGCCATCATCAGTTCAGGTGCAAGTTTTCATCGTTTTGCAAGACCGTATTTAATTACTTCTGGAGCGATTGCTATTGCAGCTTTATTGATTAATCATTTTGTTTTGCCGTTGGCAAACATTAAAAAGAATGAATTAGAACCTTATACTTACAGCGCAAAAAACCGGGAAGAATTTACAGGTAGTGCAGAAGTTTCTACACAGCTTTCAAAAACTGAATATATTTTCATTAAAAGTTATAATAAAAAAGACAAACGCGGATCGGGCTTTCTTTATCAGAAATTCGATAAAAAACGAAATTTAATTTATCAGTTGAATGCGGCAGATTTTTATTGGGAACCCGATAAAAAGCATTTCACAATGAGTAATTATTTGGAAAAAACATTTTTGAAAAACGATACCGAGAAACTTTCAAGCGGAAACTCAATGACGAAAGATTTCGGACTTCCGCCAGAGGAACTTTTTCCTGATGTTTTACTGGGCCAAAATAAAACCACTCCCGAACTTTTAAAATTCATCAATCGGGAAAAAGAAAAGGGCAATGCGAATCTCAATACTTATTTGAATGAGCTTCACCAGCGAACATCGATGCCGGTATCTGTAATTATTCTTACCTTTTTAGGATTGTCTCTATCCTCCCAAAAGAAACGCGGCGGTTTGGGAATGAATCTCGCCATCGGAATTTCGTTAGCGTTTGTATTCGTATTTTCCTTCGAAGTTTTAAAGGTGGTCTCCGAGAACAAATCACTAACTCCACTTTTAGCAATGTGGATTCCTAATTTGGTATTTGGACCGATTGCTTTGTTTCTTTATTTCAAGCGCGCCAATCAGTAA